The proteins below are encoded in one region of Podarcis raffonei isolate rPodRaf1 chromosome 8, rPodRaf1.pri, whole genome shotgun sequence:
- the LOC128419509 gene encoding protein C19orf12 homolog → MPVSVNDVMQLLCHVSEERKMRAAFKHSGRGAMVAGATAFLGGLVGGPPGIAVGGAVGGLLGAWMTSGQFQPIPQIILELPPVEQQRLYDNAYAIIGNLDWTDTAQLIALVMGNRAIQDQLLCMLTSYISNELRAEIKYEN, encoded by the exons ATGCCAGTCAGCGTGAACGACGTCATGCAGCTCCTATGCCATGTGTCTGAAGAGCGGAAAATGAGGGCGGCCTTCAAGCATTCAGGGCGAGGAGCaatggtggctggggcaactgctTTCTTGGGAGGCTTGGTGGGCGGCCCGCCTGGCATAGCCGTCG GGGGCGCTGTTGGGGGCTTGCTTGGTGCCTGGATGACCTCTGGGCAGTTTCAGCCCATCCCTCAGATCATCCTGGAACTGCCTCCCGTGGAGCAGCAGCGGCTGTACGACAACGCCTACGCCATCATTGGGAATTTAGACTGGACCGATACAGCGCAGCTCATAGCCCTGGTCATGGGCAACAGAGCCATCCAAgaccagctgctttgcatgctgacgAGCTACATCTCCAACGAGCTTAGAGCCGAAATCAAGTATGAAAACTAG